The proteins below come from a single Aegilops tauschii subsp. strangulata cultivar AL8/78 chromosome 6, Aet v6.0, whole genome shotgun sequence genomic window:
- the LOC109780629 gene encoding protein FAR1-RELATED SEQUENCE 5-like: MHDADEDDDISSQPLLPYVGMEFDSIEDAQKFYNDYAFGTGFGSRIASSKNSQKKGPQQLIKRVFQCVHAGKPETTCETSSHSEGIAAGGSSSSKQAGVEMDVTVKRQRNRIMRYDCKAHMIVGLRGNKWVVTYFVAQHTHPLMQHEEIVRFYRSHRKIPEEDYQLLMTMHDVNLSTTNCMGMLGMVHGGDRRKLPYVKRDVSNARSKLRQNQSFQDMDMTVAYFKRRQAENAQFYYATEVDKETNEVTALFWVDGRTRALYPKYKDCVFFDTTFCTNRYNLPFAPIVGVNNHLQTVLLGCALVPNEQIETFKFVFQHWMIAMNNEHPLNLMTDQDKAMETAIKDVFPNTVHRCCKWHVQRKAREKLGRILSMDENFEQVFYGVINDSETVDEFEENWQHMLHCFELVDNRHLSNMWRKRETWAPAYFRKNFFPFTSTTGRSESLNSYFKTFVNPQDSVWRFVQQYEVLQETMLDREDNQAFIGHATTAPLYSRYNFERQAVHFYTRSVFLKFQKEVMASTGFIMNLAPALDNASVRFELHSNYFENPRIFSVNVVLAEEKFECSCNCFEMNGIICAHIIRVMVHLNVQKIPQRYMLERWSEAATTAMSGGGCLLDFGHPATNTLKYNALCRKYTWLASQACSNDLAYKIMNDAAHQLEPLIAAAKQGALPEQQEANQPQAMQQQQQTPEPTTVPQPDGDAMLQNPARVPKKGRPTEKSKRRKTLLEQREDAHKNKAKKDEKKQTKARGKPGPKKKAPPCSYCNEEGHGVQTCQYLKAAMGVKKCPYCEEQGHAVQECPYLKAAMKTDASMARATELRL; this comes from the exons ATGCATGATgcagatgaggatgatgatatttCATCTCAGCCACTTCTGCCCTATGTTGGCATGGAATTTGACTCAATTGAAGATGCCCAAAAGTTCTATAATGACTACGCATTTGGAACGGGTTTTGGCTCACGCATAGCTTCCTCAAAGAACAGCCAGAAGAAAGGTCCACAACAACTTATCAAGAGGGTCTTCCAATGTGTGCATGCTGGCAAACCGGAGACTACATGTGAGACAAGCAGCCACTCGGAAGGAATTGCAGCAGGGGGAAGCTCATCAAGCAAGCAGGCCGGGGTTGAAATGGATGTGACAGTCAAGCGTCAGAGGAATCGGATTATGCGTTATGATTGCAAAGCTCATATGATTGTTGGCCTCAGGGGCAATAAGTGGGTTGTTACCTACTTTGTTGCACAGCATACACACCCTTTGATGCAGCATGAGGAGATTGTGAGGTTCTACCGCTCACATCGCAAAATTCCAGAAGAAGATTACCAACTACTGATGACAATGCATGATGTAAACTTGTCAACTACAAATTGCATGGGAATGCTTGGAATGGTCCATGGCGGAGACCGGAGGAAACTGCCATATGTGAAGAGGGATGTTTCAAATGCGCGTTCCAAGCTGCGACAAAATCAGTCATTTCAGGACATGGATATGACGGTTGCTTACTTTAAGAGGCGTCAAGCTGAGAATGCTCAATTCTACTATGCAACAGAAGTTGACAAAGAAACAAACGAAGTGACAGCTCTGTTTTGGGTGGATGGAAGGACAAGAGCATTGTACCCAAAGTACAAAGATTGTGTGTTCTTTGACACAACATTTTGCACAAATCGGTACAATCTGCCTTTCGCTCCTATTGTTGGTGTGAACAACCACTTGCAAACCGTGCTGCTAGGTTGTGCCTTGGTGCCAAATGAACAAATAGAAACTTTCAAGTTTGTGTTTCAACATTGGATGATTGCAATGAATAATGAGCACCCGTTGAACCTAATGACTGACCAGGACAAGGCAATGGAAACAGCAATAAAAGATGTCTTCCCAAACACAGTGCATAGGTGCTGCAAATGGCACGTCCAGCGAAAAGCAAGGGAAAAGTTGGGTAGGATCCTGAGCATGGATGAAAATTTTGAGCAGGTTttctatggggttatcaatgatTCGGAGACGGTGGATGAGTTCGAGGAGAATTGGCAGCATATGCTGCATTGCTTTGAATTGGTTGACAACAGACATCTAAGCAACATGTGGCGTAAGCGAGAGACATGGGCTCCAGCATACTTCCGAAAGAACTTCTTCCCATTTACAAGCACTACAGGGCGGTCTGAGAGTCTCAACTCCTACTTCAAGACATTTGTCAACCCTCAAGACTCTGTCTGGAGATTTGTACAACAATATGAGGTGCTTCAAGAAACAATGTTGGACCGTGAAGACAATCAAGCTTTCATAGGCCACGCAACAACTGCACCACTTTACTCAAG GTACAACTTTGAGCGCCAAGCAGTTCACTTCTATACCCGAAGCGTGTTTCTCAAGTTTCAAAAAGAGGTCATGGCATCAACAGGCTTCATCATGAACCTGGCCCCTGCTCTTGACAATGCAAGCGTGAGGTTTGAGCTGCACTCAAATTACTTTGAGAACCCCCGAATATTTTCAGTGAATGTTGTGTTGGCAGAGGAGAAGTTTGAATGCAGCTGCAACTGTTTTGAGATGAATGGGATTATTTGTGCACACATCATAAGGGTAATGGTGCATCTCAATGTCCAAAAAATTCCACAAAGATACATGCTAGAGAGGTGGTCAGAAGCTGCGACAACGGCAATGAGTGGTGGTGGATGTCTCCTAGATTTTGGGCACCCTGCAACCAACACTCTCAAGTACAACGCCTTGTGCAGAAAGTATACATGGTTGGCTTCACAAGCTTGCAGCAACGATCTTGCCTACAAAATAATGAATGATGCAGCTCACCAACTTGAGCCCCTCATAGCTGCAGCAAAGCAAGGGGCGCTCCCAGAACAACAGGAAGCAAATCAGCCGCAAGCAATGCAACAGCAACAACAAACCCCCGAGCCAACCACTGTGCCGCAACCTGATGGCGATGCCATGCTTCAGAACCCCGCACGTGTTCCAAAAAAAGGGCGTCCGACTGAAAAATCAAAGAGGAGAAAGACTCTGCTTGAGCAACGAGAAGATGCACATAAGAATAAAGCTAAGAAAGATGAAAAGAAGCAAACCaaggccagaggaaaacctggacCAAAGAAGAAAGCGCCTCCTTGTTCGTACTGCAACGAAGAAGGTCACGGTGTCCAAACATGCCAGTACTTGAAGGCTGCAATGGGGGTCAAAAAATGTCCCTACTGTGAAGAGCAAGGTCATGCTGTGCAAGAATGTCCCTACCTAAAAGCTGCAATGAAGACAGATGCTAGCATGGCTAGAGCAACAGAGCTTAGGCTGTGA
- the LOC109780636 gene encoding ubiquitin-like-specific protease ESD4 encodes MKKIKVDAHGDALHHQYVMTRYKTRKPKKNELLPDFIEIDGFHTSLENFHASLKPRAEIDNEVMTLYLKTFKYDESVKKKKPKKIVFSVLMSLKLSAEPDVFDPKVCEKEFKNACLQNHISKSDLLFFMVVHKRHWAVVVVNITQKEFNIFDSIRNSEDLFEMDRITKNVVANIKSVAMREPLFKHNLESYSLFTPLDYPQQKTYYNCGYYSILYVENWDGLVMLSFGEDYIPNLQKRIAADLLRHPSNKLDPAHQLKLLLQR; translated from the exons ATGAAGAAGATTAAGGTTGATGCACACGGTGATGCCTTACACCATCAGTATGTAATGACCAGATACAAGACaagaaaaccaaagaaaaacgAGCTTCT GCCCGACTTCATTGAAATAGATGGCTTCCATACATCTCTCGAGAATTTTCATGCATCTCTAAAGCCAAGAGCGGAGATTGACAATGAGGTCATGACCTTATACCTGAAGACATTCAAGTATGATGAGTcagtgaagaagaagaagccaaAAAAAATTGTTTTCTCAGTGTTGATGAGT TTGAAACTCAGTGCTGAGCCAGATGTGTTTGATCCGAAGGTGTGCGAAAAAGAATTTAAGAATGCTTGCTTACAAAATCACATTTCAAAATCTGACCTG CTATTCTTCATGGTTGTACACAAAAGGCACTGGGCAGTAGTAGTTGTTAACATCACCCAAAAGGAGTTCAATATCTTTGACTCCATTAGGAACTCGGAAGACCTTTTTGAGATGGACAGGATCACTAAGAATGTG GTCGCAAACATCAAGAGTGTTGCAATGAGGGAGCCACTTTTTAAGCACAATCTCGAGTCTTACTCGCTATTCACCCCACTTGATTACCCTCAACAAAAAACTTA CTATAACTGTGGCTACTATAGTATTTTATACGTGGAGAATTGGGATGGCCTTGTTATGCTGTCATTTGGCGAG GATTACATCCCAAACCTTCAGAAACGCATTGCAGCAGATCTGTTGAGACACCCAAGCAACAAGTTGGACCCCGCGCATCAGCTGAAGCTGCTTCTTCAGCGTTAG